The following are encoded in a window of Mycobacteroides chelonae CCUG 47445 genomic DNA:
- a CDS encoding ABC transporter ATP-binding protein gives MAIELRNVVRQYRVGGQTVRALNEISLRLSGGQFVSIVGPSGAGKSTLLHLLGALDSPDSGSITFDGEEIGRLRDEQQSEFRHHRVGFVFQFFNLLPTLSAWENVAVPRLLDGVRLGKVKAEAVRLLDRVGLGKRTEHRPAELSGGEMQRVAVARAMMMDPPLILADEPTGNLDSHTGTAILALLAEVAHEEGSGRLVVMVTHNADAAAATDRVITLQDGRLGSDEMSVAPG, from the coding sequence CTGGCCATCGAACTGCGCAATGTAGTGCGCCAGTACAGGGTTGGCGGGCAGACGGTGCGCGCGCTCAACGAGATCAGCCTGCGATTGTCCGGCGGCCAGTTCGTCTCGATCGTCGGTCCGTCGGGGGCCGGGAAAAGCACACTGCTACATCTGCTCGGGGCGTTGGACTCCCCCGACTCGGGATCGATCACCTTCGACGGTGAGGAGATCGGCAGGCTCCGCGACGAGCAACAGTCGGAGTTCCGTCACCATCGGGTCGGGTTCGTCTTTCAGTTCTTCAACCTGCTGCCCACGCTCTCGGCGTGGGAGAACGTGGCGGTGCCCAGGCTGCTCGACGGCGTCCGCCTCGGCAAGGTCAAAGCGGAGGCGGTTCGGCTGCTGGACCGGGTCGGCCTCGGTAAGCGGACCGAACACCGCCCGGCCGAACTGTCCGGCGGCGAGATGCAACGCGTCGCGGTGGCACGGGCCATGATGATGGACCCACCGCTGATCCTTGCCGACGAACCGACCGGAAACCTGGATTCCCATACGGGCACCGCCATCCTGGCGCTGCTCGCCGAGGTCGCCCACGAGGAGGGCTCCGGCCGTCTGGTGGTGATGGTCACCCACAACGCCGACGCCGCCGCGGCAACCGATCGGGTCATCACGCTGCAGGACGGTCGGCTCGGTTCCGACGAGATGTCGGTGGCGCCAGGGTGA
- a CDS encoding acetyl-CoA hydrolase/transferase family protein translates to MPQELTAEQAAALLNPADTLGIPLGPGQPPAFLRALGVRTDWTDLRVYGALLAVGTELFSRPGVHYLSGFFGPLERALRDMGADIEFAAADFRRFGPLLERQSPRVMTTVAAPPDADGWCSLSLHAGGTIGELHRAGADPERLLIAEVSEGYPRTYGFGEDHRHALHIDEIDILVRSTDAPLALPGGDAEPSDIDRAIAQYAVGFIGPGATLQTGIGAIPNQIAALLAEGDGGGYGLHSEMFTDGCMRLHRAGKVTNTGKGQYGGVSVTTFAFGSPQLYEWLDNNSDVAFLPVEIVNAPEVIGANNDMISINGALSIDIQGQVVADTINGGQFSGIGGAEDFVAGAGLELSDRSLICLPSTFEKDGVLQSRIVPWFGPGAVITTPRHQVDVIITEYGAAELEGRTVRERGEALASIAHPQFRDDLLAAAERASNGRSPVS, encoded by the coding sequence ATGCCGCAGGAGCTCACCGCCGAACAGGCCGCTGCACTGTTGAACCCCGCCGATACGCTGGGAATCCCTCTGGGCCCCGGCCAGCCACCGGCCTTCCTGCGCGCTCTCGGCGTGCGCACGGACTGGACAGATCTGCGGGTGTACGGTGCGCTGCTGGCGGTCGGCACCGAGCTGTTCTCGCGGCCGGGTGTGCACTACCTGTCGGGCTTTTTCGGCCCGCTCGAACGTGCGCTGCGGGACATGGGTGCCGATATCGAATTCGCCGCCGCGGACTTCCGCCGGTTCGGGCCATTACTTGAGCGCCAGTCGCCGCGGGTGATGACGACCGTCGCGGCGCCACCGGATGCCGACGGCTGGTGTTCCCTGTCGCTACACGCGGGCGGGACCATTGGCGAGTTGCACCGCGCGGGCGCCGATCCGGAGCGACTGCTCATTGCCGAAGTCTCGGAAGGATATCCGCGCACCTACGGGTTTGGGGAGGATCATCGCCACGCGCTGCATATCGACGAGATCGACATCTTGGTGCGCTCGACGGATGCACCACTGGCGCTGCCCGGGGGTGATGCGGAGCCGTCGGATATCGATCGGGCGATCGCGCAGTACGCGGTGGGCTTCATCGGTCCGGGAGCGACACTGCAAACCGGAATCGGCGCCATTCCCAACCAGATTGCGGCTTTGTTGGCCGAAGGTGACGGCGGGGGCTACGGCCTGCACAGCGAGATGTTTACCGACGGCTGTATGCGACTACACCGCGCCGGCAAGGTCACCAACACCGGCAAGGGACAGTACGGCGGCGTCAGCGTGACGACCTTCGCCTTCGGATCACCGCAGCTGTACGAGTGGCTGGACAACAACTCCGATGTCGCGTTCCTGCCGGTCGAGATTGTCAACGCGCCAGAGGTTATCGGCGCCAACAACGACATGATCTCGATCAACGGTGCGCTCTCAATCGACATCCAGGGGCAGGTTGTCGCCGACACCATCAACGGAGGGCAGTTCAGCGGGATCGGTGGCGCCGAGGACTTCGTGGCCGGGGCCGGGCTGGAGCTGTCGGACCGTTCACTGATCTGCCTGCCCTCAACCTTTGAAAAGGATGGTGTGCTGCAGTCACGCATCGTGCCGTGGTTCGGTCCGGGTGCCGTCATCACCACGCCACGTCACCAGGTCGACGTGATCATCACCGAGTACGGCGCCGCAGAGCTGGAAGGCAGAACGGTCCGTGAGCGCGGAGAGGCGCTGGCATCCATCGCCCACCCGCAGTTCCGGGATGACCTGTTGGCGGCTGCTGAGCGTGCGTCGAATGGCCGCTCACCGGTCAGCTGA
- a CDS encoding DUF3060 domain-containing protein gives MWDYLWVEPDGDPEARIRELERSLNETARTSELGVTKPNPYPYPPTASSPYPPPPVYGTPYPPRPPVRRFRRRLIVFFALITAGVAGLVFYAAKPTLPQHVRTGPTSSLPVRSTLVPPATRTRATPSSTAPAGPTFVPAGATFSVSGTHKQVAVNCDGCLVNVSGVSNTVEIMGNCDTLTVSGVENAVHLETARKIGVSGFDNKVTYYSGEPEVSKSGNNNTVEQG, from the coding sequence ATGTGGGACTATCTGTGGGTGGAGCCGGACGGTGACCCCGAAGCCCGAATCCGAGAGCTGGAACGCTCCCTGAACGAGACCGCGCGGACCTCGGAACTGGGTGTCACGAAACCGAACCCGTATCCGTACCCGCCGACGGCGTCGAGCCCGTATCCACCCCCGCCGGTCTACGGAACGCCCTATCCGCCCCGGCCGCCTGTCCGCAGATTTCGCCGGCGATTGATCGTCTTCTTCGCCCTGATCACGGCCGGAGTTGCCGGATTGGTCTTCTACGCCGCCAAACCCACACTGCCCCAGCATGTGCGCACGGGTCCGACATCCTCACTGCCCGTCAGGTCAACTCTCGTGCCACCTGCCACGCGTACCCGCGCGACTCCTTCGTCGACCGCGCCCGCGGGTCCCACCTTCGTGCCCGCGGGTGCGACCTTCAGCGTCTCCGGTACGCATAAGCAGGTCGCGGTCAACTGCGACGGCTGTCTGGTCAACGTCAGCGGAGTGTCCAATACCGTTGAAATCATGGGCAATTGCGACACCCTGACGGTGTCCGGTGTCGAGAACGCGGTGCACCTGGAAACAGCCCGCAAGATCGGCGTCTCGGGCTTCGACAACAAGGTCACCTATTACTCCGGGGAACCGGAAGTCTCCAAGTCCGGTAACAACAACACCGTCGAGCAGGGTTGA
- a CDS encoding VOC family protein has product MGSSEIVAAEPQLFVTDFERAIGFYVDTLGFEVAFTYGEPPFYGQVRRGGGSLNLRKVVGPVYDGNFLATEHDPLSAILTTYKLGPLHDEYQAAGVAFHQPLQTEEWGSVTFIVKDPDGNLLLFSGAEA; this is encoded by the coding sequence ATGGGTTCCTCCGAGATTGTCGCTGCCGAACCACAACTGTTCGTCACCGACTTCGAACGCGCCATCGGCTTCTACGTCGACACGCTCGGATTCGAGGTGGCCTTCACCTACGGCGAGCCGCCGTTCTACGGCCAGGTGCGCCGGGGAGGGGGGAGCCTGAACCTACGCAAGGTCGTTGGCCCGGTCTATGACGGCAATTTCCTTGCCACGGAACATGATCCGCTTTCCGCCATACTCACGACCTACAAGCTGGGCCCCTTGCATGACGAGTACCAGGCGGCGGGTGTGGCCTTCCATCAGCCCCTGCAGACCGAGGAGTGGGGCAGCGTCACCTTCATCGTGAAAGACCCCGACGGGAACCTGCTGTTGTTCTCGGGTGCGGAAGCCTGA
- a CDS encoding LGFP repeat-containing protein — protein MDTNLMKRAAGAVSIVAMSAAVVVACSQDDKNAAKESLSSATSAASSAISAGGSAASSAASSASSAVSSVVAGAPSTVNVPGVGDVTLEPPVAEAYTKAGGEAKLGLPTGQPEKVGDGTVQAFAKGTIFSSPSTGAHLVQGEILKVYTEQGGAGGTLGFPTADEAETAGGPDVAKGGWIGEFQKGTITWLNQGDGTFKETVTPK, from the coding sequence ATGGATACCAATCTGATGAAACGAGCAGCAGGCGCGGTTTCCATCGTCGCCATGTCAGCAGCAGTCGTCGTCGCGTGTTCTCAAGATGACAAAAACGCCGCCAAGGAGTCGCTGTCGAGCGCGACCAGTGCGGCATCCTCGGCCATCAGCGCTGGTGGTAGCGCCGCATCGAGTGCCGCTTCGTCGGCCAGCAGTGCGGTGTCCTCCGTCGTGGCCGGGGCTCCCTCCACCGTCAATGTGCCGGGTGTCGGCGATGTGACGCTGGAGCCGCCGGTTGCCGAGGCGTACACCAAGGCCGGTGGAGAAGCCAAGCTCGGCTTGCCGACCGGGCAGCCCGAGAAGGTGGGCGACGGCACGGTGCAGGCCTTCGCCAAGGGCACGATCTTCAGCTCGCCGTCCACCGGTGCGCATCTGGTTCAGGGCGAAATCCTGAAGGTGTACACCGAGCAGGGCGGCGCGGGCGGCACGCTCGGCTTCCCCACCGCCGACGAGGCGGAGACGGCCGGCGGACCCGATGTCGCCAAGGGCGGCTGGATCGGCGAATTCCAGAAGGGCACCATCACCTGGCTGAACCAGGGCGACGGGACCTTCAAGGAGACCGTCACCCCGAAGTAG
- a CDS encoding lipoprotein LpqV: protein MLPLVGTCYFGVVTVPIRIAATLMALCVPLIGAACTSKSDEKAAPNPAGASTTPIEAPAAQPPASGSGMSPAGVTTSVDAAPSSLEEEYYQACRAAADWMTGKQDGPTQLVEGYLQSIQTTGNVGPGTFHKSWHELPADRQAAVIVATNAAAAQQC from the coding sequence ATGTTGCCGCTGGTAGGCACTTGCTACTTTGGAGTGGTGACCGTCCCAATCCGCATCGCCGCGACCCTGATGGCCCTCTGTGTCCCGTTGATCGGTGCGGCATGCACGTCGAAATCCGACGAGAAGGCGGCTCCCAACCCGGCCGGCGCCTCCACCACCCCGATCGAGGCACCGGCGGCACAGCCTCCGGCCTCCGGCTCGGGGATGTCGCCAGCGGGCGTCACAACGTCCGTGGACGCCGCACCCAGTTCCCTGGAAGAGGAGTACTACCAGGCCTGCCGTGCGGCCGCCGACTGGATGACCGGGAAGCAGGATGGCCCCACCCAGCTCGTGGAGGGCTATCTGCAGTCCATCCAGACCACTGGGAACGTCGGCCCCGGGACATTTCACAAGTCCTGGCACGAGCTGCCCGCGGACCGGCAAGCTGCGGTGATCGTGGCGACGAACGCCGCCGCCGCGCAACAGTGCTAA
- a CDS encoding cysteine dioxygenase, translating into MTTASVLDLRRPVSAGSSPTRLRLPDLLRITDEGADDALHGRFDHLLPEGGLPVDERWATRIHADDELDVWLISWVPDKSTELHDHCGSLGALTVLNGSLHEYRWDGSQLVRRRLDAGDQAGFPLGWVHDVMRAPEAPVRIATGPTLSVHAYSPPLTAMSYYEVTQAKTLRRSRTILTDEPEGPAA; encoded by the coding sequence ATGACCACTGCATCTGTCCTGGATCTGCGCCGCCCTGTCTCCGCCGGATCCTCGCCCACCCGCCTGCGCCTGCCGGATCTGCTCCGCATCACCGATGAGGGCGCCGACGACGCCCTGCACGGTCGCTTCGACCATCTGCTGCCCGAGGGCGGCCTTCCGGTCGACGAGCGCTGGGCCACCCGTATTCACGCCGACGACGAGCTCGATGTCTGGCTGATCAGCTGGGTGCCCGACAAGTCCACCGAGTTGCACGACCACTGCGGCTCGCTCGGCGCGCTGACCGTGCTCAACGGCTCGCTGCATGAGTATCGCTGGGACGGAAGCCAACTGGTGCGCCGCCGGCTCGACGCGGGCGATCAAGCGGGATTCCCGCTGGGCTGGGTGCACGATGTGATGCGCGCACCTGAGGCTCCCGTGCGCATCGCCACCGGACCTACGTTGAGCGTGCACGCGTACTCGCCGCCGCTGACTGCGATGTCGTATTACGAAGTGACCCAGGCCAAGACGTTGCGGCGCAGCCGCACCATCCTCACCGACGAGCCCGAAGGACCGGCGGCATGA
- a CDS encoding rhodanese-like domain-containing protein has product MTVHDLLATARGRLRRLPADEVPTALGRGAFLVDIRPAAQRAQEGEVVNAFVIERNVLEWRLDPESDARIPEAGNHDIEWVILCQEGYTSSLAAASLQEIGLYRATDVIGGYKALKDKGILI; this is encoded by the coding sequence ATGACGGTGCACGATCTGCTGGCCACCGCGCGTGGCCGGCTGCGGCGCCTGCCTGCCGACGAGGTTCCCACCGCGCTGGGCCGCGGCGCGTTCCTGGTCGACATTCGCCCGGCCGCACAACGCGCGCAAGAGGGCGAAGTGGTCAACGCCTTCGTCATCGAGCGCAACGTCCTGGAATGGCGGCTGGACCCCGAGAGCGACGCCCGCATTCCTGAGGCGGGCAATCACGACATCGAGTGGGTCATCCTGTGCCAGGAGGGCTACACCTCCAGCCTGGCCGCGGCCTCGCTGCAGGAGATCGGCCTGTACCGGGCTACCGACGTCATCGGCGGATACAAGGCCCTCAAGGACAAGGGCATCCTGATCTAG
- a CDS encoding MarR family winged helix-turn-helix transcriptional regulator encodes MTLPFDPVDDAHRHWVENGWGEVADGMAAVTSVMRAHQIMLARVEDVLRPHGLTFSRYELLMLLSFSRAGSMPMAKASARLQVHPTSVTNTVDRLEEAGLVRRVPNPADGRGTLVEITDAGRDLGSVATTDLNAKVFAQIGLSPSRTRTLVSVLTHLRRDAGDFG; translated from the coding sequence ATGACTCTGCCGTTCGATCCCGTCGACGATGCCCATCGCCATTGGGTCGAGAACGGCTGGGGTGAGGTCGCCGACGGGATGGCCGCCGTCACGTCGGTGATGCGTGCGCACCAGATCATGCTGGCGCGGGTCGAAGATGTGTTGCGCCCGCACGGTTTGACCTTTTCGCGTTACGAGCTGCTGATGCTGCTCTCGTTCAGCCGGGCGGGCTCCATGCCGATGGCCAAAGCCAGTGCGCGGCTTCAGGTTCACCCCACCTCGGTAACCAACACGGTGGACCGGCTGGAGGAGGCGGGGCTGGTGCGCCGGGTGCCCAACCCCGCCGACGGCCGCGGCACGCTGGTGGAGATCACCGATGCCGGCCGCGATCTTGGTTCAGTGGCGACCACCGACCTGAACGCCAAGGTGTTCGCACAGATCGGGCTGTCACCCTCACGCACCCGCACACTGGTGTCGGTGCTCACGCACCTGCGGCGCGACGCGGGCGACTTCGGCTAA